A genomic segment from Limosilactobacillus sp. encodes:
- a CDS encoding LysR family transcriptional regulator: MTFQQYRYLIAIAKYRSISQAAKALYVTQPSISNAIHQLERELGIQILIRSNRGVQFTPDGQDLLQYARMLVAQEQNIRAHFRRQHQSPRHTLTVASQHYSFGAAAIQELLQAYQEDEYQLSFWEERSTAVAHHVATGTADLGITTVADLNRELLARRFADQALVFTPLMTTTAQVFINRSHPLAQKQSITAADLKDFPCLTYRHDDLSLSLLEEFTSFARQVVYVQDRGTMDNLLAHTAGYNLGTGVVTPGYVDAGIIARPFLPQQIIKIGYLQRAHHAASAEEQRFIAILKDILTKLTD; this comes from the coding sequence ATGACATTTCAGCAGTACCGCTACCTGATCGCCATCGCCAAGTACCGGTCGATCTCCCAGGCGGCCAAGGCCCTCTACGTCACCCAGCCCAGCATCAGCAACGCCATCCACCAGCTGGAGCGCGAACTCGGCATCCAAATCCTGATCCGCAGCAACCGCGGCGTCCAGTTCACTCCCGACGGCCAGGACCTGCTCCAATACGCCCGCATGCTGGTCGCCCAGGAGCAAAACATCCGGGCCCACTTCCGTCGTCAGCACCAATCGCCGCGCCACACGCTGACCGTGGCGTCCCAGCACTACAGCTTCGGGGCCGCGGCAATTCAAGAGCTTCTGCAGGCTTACCAAGAGGATGAGTACCAGCTGAGCTTCTGGGAGGAGCGCTCCACCGCGGTTGCCCACCACGTCGCCACCGGGACCGCCGATCTGGGAATCACAACCGTGGCCGATTTGAACCGTGAGCTCCTGGCCCGGCGTTTTGCCGACCAGGCCCTGGTATTCACCCCGCTTATGACCACGACCGCCCAGGTGTTCATCAACCGCAGCCATCCCCTGGCGCAAAAGCAATCAATCACCGCGGCCGACTTGAAAGACTTTCCCTGCCTGACCTACCGCCACGACGACCTCTCACTCAGCCTGCTGGAAGAATTCACCAGCTTTGCTCGCCAGGTCGTCTATGTCCAGGACCGCGGCACGATGGATAATCTGCTCGCCCACACCGCCGGCTACAACCTCGGCACCGGCGTGGTCACTCCTGGCTACGTCGACGCCGGGATCATCGCCCGCCCCTTCCTGCCGCAGCAAATCATTAAAATCGGCTATCTCCAGCGAGCCCACCACGCCGCCAGCGCTGAGGAGCAACGTTTCATTGCCATTTTGAAGGACATTCTTACCAAACTCACCGACTAA
- a CDS encoding flavodoxin, which translates to MRWLEIIVAAMLTVLASWGLARPVHAAAKPGRTLVVYFSYSGTTKQVAEELHRQVGGDLVRIEPAKPYSQSYSAVSARAGKEYFGHLSPAVKTRVKNMDQYQNIFVGYPIWYNTAPMVVKTFLRQYDLRGKNIYPFSTFSSSRLGKSVRLIKKAAPGAEIKPGLPVDDTGAPHDEIQQWLHQVNFKQD; encoded by the coding sequence ATGAGATGGCTTGAAATAATCGTTGCAGCCATGCTGACGGTACTTGCCAGCTGGGGCTTGGCCCGGCCCGTTCACGCGGCCGCTAAGCCGGGCCGGACACTGGTGGTTTACTTCTCTTACAGCGGGACCACTAAGCAGGTTGCCGAAGAATTGCACCGCCAGGTCGGCGGCGACCTCGTCCGGATCGAACCCGCGAAGCCCTATTCCCAGAGCTATTCGGCGGTCAGTGCCCGGGCCGGTAAGGAGTACTTTGGCCACTTGTCACCAGCCGTTAAGACGCGGGTTAAGAACATGGATCAGTACCAAAACATTTTTGTTGGCTACCCGATCTGGTACAACACAGCCCCAATGGTGGTCAAAACCTTCCTGCGTCAGTATGACCTGCGGGGAAAGAATATTTACCCGTTCTCAACCTTTTCATCGAGTCGGCTGGGCAAGAGCGTCCGCCTAATCAAGAAGGCGGCGCCGGGAGCCGAGATTAAGCCGGGCCTGCCGGTGGATGATACTGGGGCACCGCACGACGAGATTCAGCAGTGGTTGCACCAAGTGAACTTTAAGCAAGATTAG
- a CDS encoding cupin domain-containing protein: MKLTTPQGRFGLGEKDSANPHFNGPVWIHEILGFDYPMLADTVTFAPGVRNNWHRHAAGQVLFVTDGEGWYQEQGKPAQRLIAGDVVKIPAGVWHWHGAAKDSYFTHLALEDWSKGEPTWGDPVSDADYDQLP; this comes from the coding sequence ATGAAATTGACGACTCCCCAGGGGCGCTTTGGCCTTGGCGAAAAGGACAGCGCGAATCCCCACTTTAACGGTCCGGTCTGGATCCACGAAATCCTCGGCTTTGACTACCCAATGCTTGCCGACACGGTCACCTTTGCGCCGGGCGTGCGGAACAACTGGCATCGCCATGCTGCCGGACAGGTGCTCTTCGTGACCGACGGCGAAGGCTGGTACCAGGAGCAGGGCAAGCCCGCTCAGCGACTGATTGCGGGCGACGTGGTCAAAATCCCGGCCGGCGTCTGGCACTGGCACGGCGCCGCCAAGGACAGCTACTTTACCCACCTGGCGCTCGAAGATTGGTCGAAGGGCGAACCGACCTGGGGTGACCCGGTCAGTGATGCGGATTACGACCAACTGCCATAG
- a CDS encoding MarR family winged helix-turn-helix transcriptional regulator encodes MRYQLPASLGEQIYLVGQMENKYILTKLKELQLTADTATIISFVNDHPGTRQKEINQALNKQAATVTNMIKRLEKRNLMIRRVDPENSREKQCFLLKDGLEIVDKIDQSTADVNALLKPCVLPTGEVNIQQFFQALLEALRELGVAE; translated from the coding sequence ATGCGTTATCAACTACCCGCAAGTCTCGGCGAACAAATTTATCTCGTCGGGCAAATGGAAAACAAGTACATTCTGACGAAGCTAAAGGAGCTCCAGCTGACGGCCGACACTGCCACCATCATTAGCTTCGTCAATGACCATCCCGGCACCCGGCAAAAGGAGATTAACCAGGCGCTGAACAAGCAGGCGGCAACCGTCACCAACATGATTAAGCGCCTGGAGAAGCGCAACCTGATGATCCGGCGGGTGGATCCCGAGAATTCGCGCGAAAAGCAGTGCTTCCTGCTCAAGGACGGTTTGGAAATCGTCGACAAGATCGACCAGTCAACCGCCGACGTCAACGCCCTCTTGAAGCCCTGCGTCCTGCCGACCGGGGAAGTCAATATTCAGCAATTTTTCCAAGCCTTGCTGGAGGCACTGCGTGAACTTGGCGTGGCGGAATAG
- the dltD gene encoding D-alanyl-lipoteichoic acid biosynthesis protein DltD gives MHNGKRLWSIFGPVILAFVLVLILFFLPIKANHSLNTEKQAAVSLSPTVFKNQSLKTQALTDKRTKFVPFFGSSEFRRMDRYHPSVMAARYHDYTPFLFGSRGTQSLPQFFNINSMENAMQGQKAVYIISPQWFTKQGVMKPAFQYYNGSYANLTWLRHANPKSPYDRYVARRLLKLVGDDGTVGEGARKIAAGKALNSWDRTVINMRITMLAHEDALFSDYQINRNYQNHILPNVNKLPKKYDYHRLTAQAERVGKRDSGNNPFGIRNAFFEKRVKSHLKKMAGSQRKFSYTASPEYGDLQVVLNQFKNTNSNVLFVIPPVNAKWEKFTGLNMNMYYRSVAKIKFQLRQQGFTHILDLSHDGNKPAFMEDTIHIGWAGWVKFDHETNRFISQKQPQPSYRMNDQFLSKRWANLNPTKQNLQNFKKQELQK, from the coding sequence ATGCATAATGGCAAGCGCCTGTGGTCGATCTTCGGCCCGGTAATTCTTGCTTTCGTCCTCGTCCTGATCCTTTTCTTCCTGCCGATCAAGGCTAACCATTCGCTGAATACGGAGAAGCAGGCCGCCGTTTCGCTGAGCCCGACCGTCTTTAAGAATCAATCCCTGAAGACTCAGGCTCTTACCGACAAGCGGACTAAATTCGTCCCCTTTTTCGGCTCCAGTGAATTTCGGCGAATGGATCGCTACCACCCGTCAGTGATGGCGGCCCGTTACCACGACTACACGCCGTTCCTCTTCGGCTCCCGTGGAACCCAATCGTTACCGCAGTTCTTCAACATCAATTCGATGGAAAATGCGATGCAGGGCCAAAAGGCGGTCTACATTATCTCACCCCAGTGGTTTACCAAGCAGGGAGTCATGAAGCCGGCCTTTCAGTACTATAACGGTTCCTACGCTAATCTGACCTGGCTTAGGCATGCCAATCCAAAGTCGCCCTATGACCGCTACGTGGCTAGACGACTGCTGAAGCTGGTCGGCGACGACGGCACGGTTGGTGAGGGAGCCCGCAAGATCGCGGCTGGCAAGGCGCTGAATTCGTGGGACCGGACAGTGATCAACATGCGGATCACGATGCTGGCCCACGAGGACGCCCTCTTCTCCGACTATCAAATCAACCGGAACTATCAAAATCACATCTTGCCAAACGTCAATAAGCTGCCGAAAAAGTATGATTATCACCGATTGACCGCCCAGGCCGAGCGGGTCGGCAAGCGCGACTCCGGCAATAACCCCTTTGGCATCCGCAACGCCTTCTTTGAAAAACGGGTTAAGTCCCATCTCAAGAAGATGGCAGGCTCCCAGCGGAAGTTCTCCTACACGGCCTCGCCGGAATACGGTGATCTTCAAGTGGTTCTCAATCAGTTCAAGAACACCAATTCCAATGTGCTCTTCGTCATTCCACCGGTCAACGCCAAGTGGGAAAAGTTCACGGGGTTGAACATGAACATGTACTACCGGAGCGTGGCGAAGATCAAGTTCCAGCTGCGTCAACAGGGCTTCACTCATATCTTGGATCTGTCCCATGACGGTAACAAACCGGCCTTCATGGAGGATACCATCCACATCGGTTGGGCCGGCTGGGTCAAGTTTGACCACGAGACAAACCGCTTCATCTCGCAAAAGCAGCCGCAGCCGAGCTACCGGATGAATGACCAGTTCTTGTCGAAGCGCTGGGCGAACCTGAACCCGACAAAGCAGAATTTGCAGAACTTTAAGAAGCAAGAATTGCAAAAGTAA
- the mazE gene encoding type II toxin-antitoxin system PemI/MazE family antitoxin: METVKVELQGNETVVPIPKSFQVQPGTEFRIIKGNDGTLTLIPTKQSPATIEKLFKDWHGKYQMPDDLKEWEKL; encoded by the coding sequence ATGGAAACTGTTAAAGTAGAGCTTCAAGGAAACGAGACAGTAGTACCAATTCCAAAATCATTTCAGGTTCAACCGGGAACAGAATTCCGAATTATTAAGGGGAACGATGGCACATTGACACTAATTCCAACGAAACAATCGCCAGCAACCATCGAGAAGCTTTTTAAGGACTGGCACGGGAAATATCAAATGCCCGATGATCTCAAGGAATGGGAAAAACTTTAA
- a CDS encoding GNAT family N-acetyltransferase — MTADVTIRVARLTDAPRLVEIYAPYVEKTVITFEYDVPTVDDFRQRMANTLVKYPYIVAEQFGQVVGYAYVGPFVGREAYDWSVETSIYVDPDCRHTGVGGKLYAALEKIVKEMGILNLNACIGYPATDDDKYLTKNSAQFHKHLGYQLVGEFHRCGYKFGRWYDMIWMEKLLGDHPADAQPVKNFNDVRDVIREKYGIE, encoded by the coding sequence ATGACGGCAGATGTGACGATTCGGGTGGCCCGGCTGACGGACGCACCCCGTTTGGTAGAAATTTATGCACCGTACGTAGAGAAAACGGTGATTACTTTTGAATATGACGTGCCGACGGTGGACGACTTCCGCCAGCGGATGGCCAACACGCTGGTCAAGTATCCCTACATTGTGGCCGAGCAGTTCGGCCAGGTGGTCGGCTATGCCTACGTGGGGCCCTTTGTCGGTCGTGAAGCCTATGACTGGAGCGTCGAAACCTCGATCTACGTCGATCCGGACTGCCGGCACACCGGCGTTGGCGGCAAGCTCTACGCGGCACTGGAGAAGATCGTCAAGGAAATGGGAATTTTGAACCTCAACGCCTGCATCGGCTACCCGGCAACGGATGACGACAAGTACCTGACGAAGAACAGTGCCCAATTCCACAAGCACCTCGGCTACCAGCTGGTCGGTGAGTTCCACCGCTGTGGCTACAAGTTTGGCCGCTGGTATGACATGATCTGGATGGAAAAGTTGCTGGGTGACCATCCGGCCGACGCCCAGCCGGTGAAGAACTTCAACGACGTCCGGGATGTTATCCGGGAGAAGTACGGAATTGAATAA
- the dltC gene encoding D-alanine--poly(phosphoribitol) ligase subunit DltC, whose product MQEQIINILADATGRDAADFSDASQDLFESGLLDSMATVSLLLGLQDAFDIQVPVSEFDRSQWNTVEKIEQRVKELQNA is encoded by the coding sequence ATGCAAGAACAAATTATCAACATTTTAGCTGACGCAACCGGTCGCGACGCTGCTGACTTCAGCGACGCCAGTCAGGATCTTTTTGAATCCGGCCTGCTTGATTCAATGGCCACGGTGTCCCTGTTGCTGGGACTCCAGGATGCCTTTGACATTCAGGTGCCGGTTTCTGAATTTGACCGGAGCCAGTGGAACACGGTTGAAAAGATCGAACAGCGGGTAAAGGAGCTGCAAAATGCATAA